One stretch of Flavobacteriales bacterium DNA includes these proteins:
- the tsaD gene encoding tRNA (adenosine(37)-N6)-threonylcarbamoyltransferase complex transferase subunit TsaD produces the protein MKLQIINPNLSKLQLCLVQTQVFQPKLKVFQISKRVAFQVFHIQPFQDQSVKETDINTFHFHGGFQLIRKITSNVLGDARLHARTPKCHISATDEQHQKQRQKRHPSECLFDTFENHRPAKTVTSKVTNNNAALSSPLILAIESSCDDTSAAILQGNRVLANVVANQAVHEQYGGVVPELASREHQKNIVPVVQHALKTAGVGKEELDAIAFTEGPGLMGSLLVGGSFAKTLSLALGIPLIGVDHMKAHILAHFIDEGKPMPEFPFLCLTVSGGHTQIVLIEAPLKMTVVGKTIDDAAGEAFDKAAKILNLGYPGGPVIDRLAKTGDASKFSYAIPKTDGFDFSFSGIKTSFLYQLQAEMRQNEKFIDENLNDICASYQHHIISYLLSKMEDALIHYDVKDIALAGGVSANSELRSRFDGLAEKYGIRSHVPKFEYCTDNAAMISIVGYFKFLENAFDGLSITPKARLHF, from the coding sequence ATGAAACTTCAGATCATCAATCCGAACCTTAGTAAACTGCAATTGTGCCTTGTCCAAACTCAGGTATTTCAACCCAAGTTGAAGGTCTTTCAGATAAGCAAGCGTGTCGCCTTTCAGGTCTTCCACATACAGCCCTTCCAAGATCAATCTGTTAAAGAAACCGATATCAACACCTTCCACTTTCACGGTGGTTTTCAGCTCATCAGAAAGATAACCAGCAATGTACTGGGTGATGCGCGTCTGCACGCGCGGACTCCGAAGTGCCACATATCCGCCACCGATGAGCAGCACCAGAAGCAACGTCAGAAACGTCACCCAAGCGAATGCCTTTTTGATACTTTTGAAAATCATCGACCTGCGAAAACTGTGACCTCAAAGGTAACCAATAACAATGCCGCGCTAAGTTCACCGCTCATTTTGGCCATTGAGTCTTCTTGCGATGACACTTCTGCGGCCATTCTGCAAGGCAATCGCGTGCTGGCAAATGTAGTGGCAAATCAGGCTGTGCATGAGCAATATGGTGGCGTGGTTCCTGAACTGGCATCACGCGAACATCAGAAGAATATTGTGCCCGTGGTGCAACATGCGCTGAAAACCGCAGGCGTTGGCAAGGAAGAATTGGATGCCATCGCTTTCACCGAAGGTCCCGGCCTGATGGGAAGTCTGCTCGTGGGCGGGTCGTTTGCAAAGACGCTTTCGTTGGCGTTGGGCATTCCGCTTATCGGTGTGGATCACATGAAAGCACACATTCTGGCGCACTTCATTGATGAAGGCAAGCCGATGCCCGAATTCCCATTTCTGTGCCTGACGGTGAGTGGCGGCCACACACAGATCGTGCTGATAGAAGCTCCTCTGAAAATGACCGTTGTGGGCAAAACCATTGACGATGCGGCTGGCGAAGCGTTTGACAAAGCTGCCAAGATCCTGAACCTCGGTTATCCTGGCGGCCCCGTTATTGATCGATTGGCCAAAACAGGCGATGCTTCCAAATTCAGCTATGCGATTCCGAAAACAGACGGTTTCGATTTCAGCTTCAGCGGTATCAAAACATCATTTCTGTATCAACTTCAAGCAGAAATGAGGCAGAATGAAAAGTTCATTGATGAGAATCTGAACGACATCTGCGCCTCATATCAGCATCACATCATCTCCTATCTGCTCTCGAAAATGGAGGATGCGCTTATCCATTATGATGTGAAAGATATTGCGCTTGCGGGAGGTGTTTCGGCCAATAGCGAACTGAGGTCACGGTTCGATGGGCTGGCGGAGAAATATGGCATTCGGTCGCATGTTCCCAAGTTTGAATATTGCACCGACAACGCGGCCATGATCAGCATTGTCGGTTATTTCAAATTCTTGGAAAATGCCTTTGATGGGCTTTCCATCACGCCCAAGGCACGCCTCCATTTCTGA
- a CDS encoding T9SS type A sorting domain-containing protein produces MKKSLTLLLVFASLNSFAQQTSILFLGNSYTYTSDLPGTLYNLALAGGDTIYHDQNTPGGYTFNQHSTNATSLSKIASRNWDYVVLQEQSQIPSFPPSQVASDCFPFAQVLVDSIKSNYACTEPVFFMTWGRRDGDQSNCANYPPLCTFEGMNARLRQSYLQMGSDNDATVAPCGAAWQQMKLTNSTFWNGLYSNDGSHPSAWGTYLNACIFYATIFRESPVGIPYYSSIGQTDAETLQQLAQDVVLDSLSNWYIGHQDVVSNATDTMVGSFTFDFYGLNENATDHFWDFGDGSTSTQENPTHEYPNDDVTYEVMHVAYSDCGSDTSYLQVSTTHLGVAETSRLQEIQILQTGNWIEIRNVLNDDLQLTVVDYAGRSICSKSLAGSSTTVVDLPVATSIYLVRISSGEEQLTRKIMTR; encoded by the coding sequence ATGAAAAAATCCTTAACGCTTTTGCTCGTTTTTGCTTCGCTGAACTCATTCGCGCAGCAGACATCCATTTTATTTCTCGGAAACAGCTACACGTACACGTCCGACCTGCCAGGAACGCTTTACAACTTGGCTCTGGCGGGAGGCGACACCATCTACCACGATCAGAACACGCCTGGAGGCTACACCTTTAACCAGCATTCGACCAACGCCACCTCGCTGAGTAAGATTGCCAGCCGCAATTGGGATTACGTGGTGCTTCAGGAACAAAGTCAGATTCCATCGTTCCCGCCATCGCAGGTGGCCAGCGATTGTTTTCCGTTTGCACAGGTTCTGGTCGATTCGATCAAATCGAATTACGCATGCACGGAACCTGTCTTTTTCATGACCTGGGGAAGACGCGATGGCGACCAGTCGAACTGTGCGAATTACCCACCGCTTTGCACGTTCGAAGGCATGAATGCGCGTCTTCGCCAAAGCTACCTTCAAATGGGTTCCGACAACGATGCCACTGTTGCTCCGTGCGGTGCCGCTTGGCAGCAGATGAAACTCACGAACAGTACATTCTGGAACGGACTTTATTCAAACGATGGCAGCCATCCGAGTGCGTGGGGCACTTACTTGAATGCGTGCATTTTCTACGCTACCATTTTCCGCGAATCGCCTGTTGGCATTCCATACTATTCCAGTATTGGGCAAACCGATGCCGAAACCTTGCAACAGCTTGCGCAAGATGTGGTGCTGGACAGTTTGAGCAACTGGTATATCGGCCATCAGGATGTGGTTTCCAATGCCACCGATACGATGGTCGGTTCATTTACATTCGATTTTTATGGTCTGAACGAAAATGCGACCGACCATTTCTGGGATTTCGGTGATGGAAGCACCTCAACCCAAGAAAATCCCACTCACGAATACCCGAATGATGATGTCACTTACGAGGTGATGCATGTTGCTTACTCTGACTGTGGTTCGGACACCTCGTATCTTCAAGTTTCCACCACGCATTTGGGAGTAGCGGAAACCAGCCGACTCCAAGAAATTCAGATTCTTCAAACAGGAAATTGGATTGAGATAAGGAATGTGCTGAATGATGATCTACAACTCACCGTTGTAGACTATGCGGGAAGATCGATCTGTTCGAAATCGCTTGCTGGAAGCAGCACTACGGTCGTTGATCTGCCAGTTGCAACAAGCATTTACCTGGTGCGCATTTCGTCTGGAGAGGAACAGTTGACCCGAAAAATCATGACGCGATGA